The stretch of DNA CCTACCGCAACAGTGATATTTCTAACCTCTTCACTCTTTTTGTTTCATCCTGTTTCCTTGTACTGTATAGTTTTGGCTTTTCAGTCCCTGTCCCCATTGACTAGTGCATTCCTAAATCTTAGGAAGTTGCATGAAAAATAATAGTTTTCAGTGACTCCAAATGTGGGACAAAATGCTAacagacaacaaaataaatcatataaagctttaaatatttaaacaatatacATAACAAACTGTCAGTGATTGTATAATTACTGTGCGATCTTTTTAATATTATCTAGTGTAGAAGACACTACTTGTGACTGTTCATGAAACTCAATAAATGGCTACAATATGTTGTAATATGTATGTGGGTGATTTATCACGATCAAAATGTTACTAAATAATTACAATAGTCTCCATGCTAGGAGTCATTATGTTTATCAGCAGCCTGATTTCAGTACAATGTCAGAAGctgtaatgtgaaaatgtatgtCTGGTGGTGAATCATAATTTTCTTGTGCCAAAATGCAGTTCCCTCCAAACAAAGTAGGGACGACACTTAAAATGTTGTCCAACCTGAAATCTTATCAGGCTTGTCGTCAGTGGTATTAGCAAGGATTGAATTACAAGCTCCTCGTGCAGGGAAATTTAGAGgatttgggaaaaaaataagatttcatttgaattttatgCAAATGCATTCATTGATCATAAAATGGTTAATGCTTACTGAAAggtaatagaaaaaaatgaaacatttttggtattttcagTGTTGGAATGGTAGTAAAAAACATGGCAGAAGTTGGATACAAGCTAATAATGGCAAAGAGCATGTCTCCACTACCTGAAGATAGAGTCCTGGAATTAGTAAAATGGAAATAGCCCAggataatattaaatattgtcCAAAAATCATAATTAACACGCCGACTTACAAGGCCAGTGGGAatctgttgttttggttttgcaagTTCAAACAACGCTTTTCAAACCTCATATATTTAAATCACAGTGACACACGCAAATAAACTGGTGAGTCTAGGATATGTTAACAAACTGTTCAATCATCATCAAACAGATTGTGAAATGACAGGTACAAGTCTGGGCCTGCCCTATATGTTCACTGTGTAACAAGAGCTGCCTCATTGTTCTGCTGCTGGCTTGCACTTCATTTATCATGCATCAGTTTATTCACCTGCCAATCATTTCCTAAGAATAACTGTGCTCTACACCTTGGACAATTGTGTTATTTCAAGTGATGCTCGTTTTCTCTAAGTATTAAAGTGCTTTTAATCTAACTGTTCTGAGAGATTCAGAATGTTCCTATCTAGCATTTCTAGCACAACTTCTCAATCTCAGTGGGAGTAGAAGTAATCACATGCCCAACCTCATGCTAGGTCTGTGAAAATGCCTGCACTCTTGACATAATGTTCAGACTTGACCTTAAGAAAATCCACATAGAATCAAAATGCCTCATTAAAGTCCAGGAAAGATACGTCTAATGtgctgcctctttctctctttgcttttcaaatttgttttgtgtttctataATTACTGTAtggcaaacacagacagatgccACTTGGTATACATTCTGTTTTTGGCAATGGGTTGTGACAATGTATACTTCCCTCATTATTGAATGGATACATGGTACACAGACCCATCCAACACTTGCAGCCCCATGGCAACAGAGCTGGCTTCAACTAATAAGTGAGTATTTTGGTACAAAAGGTTGACTGCAGGTATGCATGCAGTTAATAATTAACTTGTTGAAAGCATATAATTGACTTGTTGAAAGCAGAAACACGGAGTATGTTTGGCTAGTCGTTTGTCCATTATTCATCTAAATCTAAGTCTTTTCCtagtgatatatatatatatatatatatatatatatatatatatatatatgtatatgtatatgtatatatatgtgataTGCatatgatctctctctctctctctctatatatatatatatatatatagagagagagagagagagaaacagggtCTCTACAATGTGAAATCTCTTAgattatgttaaaaaataatgacaagaaGAGTTATCATTAAATTGCAACATATCTGAAAGAACTATATCATCATTCTTGGAGACACAAGTCTACTAGTTCATCAATAATGCCAATTCTTTGGCCACAGAAGCAGACCTGTGGAGAACCAGACTATGGGGCATCACCTTCCCAGAATGATGGCCAAGTCTGCCAGTCGGTGGCCTGGCAAACCCCCTGCTGCTGACAGGCCCAGGCAGTAGCTACTACAGAGCCATGGTGCCATGCCAGATCTAAAGTGCTATGCCTCCTTTGTGCTGATTTAATAACTACATAATTGAGTTAACACCCATGTCAATTATCACAGAGGTCTGCTAATTACTCCATGGCTAAACttaagaggagagagaggtcaTATTTCTGATCTAAACATTGGCATGAAGGCATTTACgctaaaaatgacttttttctgtAGGCTGAGGTGTGAAAGCCTTAAACTAGATACCGTGGGTTTGAATGAAACACTTAGAATTGACCCAAGTGAGTCCCTTACATTCATCATGTTCCTGCTTTGACTGCATTCACTCAGCCTCCTcacaaataagtaaaaaaaaacatctgattgAGAGGGAGCTGTGCTATCTGTGTATTGAAGGGGAGATAACCAGCGGAGTCTTCTTTCtaagaggcagaggaataaaGTATTGTATGAAAATAAAGTATAGACTTCAGTTGCATGAAACAAGACACAGCTGTGATCTGCATGGTGTACCGTGCACTTGTTGGGTTTCTCTCCTGAATGGACCCTCATGTGGATAAGAAGCTTGTATCGGGCATTGAAGGGCTTGAAGTTGCGAGGACAGCCCACCCAGTAGCATGTGAAATCCTCAGCTTTCCGTTGGTCCACATGTAGCTTCTCTATGTGCCTTACCAGCTCCTCCTTTTGGTCATAGACTGCACTGCAGTCTAACCACCTGCAGCAGTGGGCCCCATAGTCTTCCaactctccttcttcttcctccagcaTTGGGACCTGGGGTAAAAAGCTGACCCCATGTTTGGGAGGAACGATGGGAGCCTGGGTAAGAGGGTCCTGAGAAGGGGTCTTTATTTTGCAGTGACGCCTGGGGAGGTTGATGTGCTGATGGGAGTGGTAGGGTGGTGGAGGCCCCTGTGGAGTAGCAGCTTCATGGATTGTAGTCAACAGGGCTGGCTGAAACTGTAAAGGTGGCAGCATGTTGGTGGCCGTTTGGCTGCAGCTTTCTGAAGTCTTCTCTAGTGCCCCTCCTTCCTCTGGGAGGCACTGCTGCTCCACCACCATGTTAGCCATCTGACTCTCCAGACCCCCTCCCTCTTCAAGCATCTGCATACGGCCACACTCTGTCTGTGGGGCCAGAGCCTGTGAAGAGCTTGGCATGCTGTAGGGATGGGCCTGGGGGATGCAGCGACCTCTCACACCCAAGAAGTGACCATAACCCTCAGATTGGACAGGCGAGAGCGTGGGGTGGGAGGCTGGAGAGCTGCGGGAACCATTGATATAAGCCACAAGTGAGGTAGGCGAGGTGCGTATGATGGAATTGAAATCAATACCCATGACATCTGACAAAGGCGACATGGAGAGAGCTCTCTTCTTAGCACGAGACTGTCTGGGGCTTCCGGCATCACCTGAAAAAAGGTACGAGGGCAGGGAAGCAGAGGTGCTCGTGCCACCTGATATGGTCGTGCCCGACATGGCTGTGCCAGGAGAAAGGCTGAGCTGCTCACCGCCCTCACTGGCCTGGGTGGAGCACTGAGGTAGTCCCAGGGGAGGAAGGACACGGTAGCCATACGGCCAATCATGTCTGCCACTGAACATTGACTGGGTTTCAAACAGACTGAGGGTAGTGGATGCCAGGGATTCTCTGGACAGTAAAGATCTGAAACAGATTGTTATTATACACTTTAGTAACACTCTTAAGGTTTAGTGAGCTCATCATCACATGCTGTTATTGATATTGCCCACCTGGCATCAGTGTGGGGAACCTGTACACTATGTGGATGTGATGGGGGATGAGGTGCTACAGGCCGTGCAGTATACGGTTGACCTGTGACATCAGTCATGGGACTACTGGTCACTGTCAGGTTAGCACCAGCTGGCTGCCCGAATACTTCTATGGTGGgctcagacacagagcaaccTGCTGTACACAAAGCctcaaaatgaataaacagaatATCCACATTGGAGAGAAATGGTTATACATAATTCCAGCAGAGCAACAGACTTTAATTCACATTCCACACATCCAAGGACACCAACAAATTTAGTCAGTTATAACTAATGTTTATACAGTAGATTGTGGAATTTTCCTTGCCAACCTCAGAAGGCCAGAGACACTTTCTGCTCTGTTAATCACCAATGAGCTTTTCACCTCCTTCCACTTTTCCTCTGTAGAAAATTTAGGGACCAGCTTCATGCTTGGTTAATTATCAATAAATAAGAGAACACGAGGTCTAACGAGGAGACTGTAGGGGTGGGAAGAGCACATTGAGAATAAGTGAAGTATAAAGATGGTTTCAGTGAAGTTGAGAAGTCTGTATACATcatcactattattattatttaatgggTTGTGTGCCCTGATGTCTCAGTTAAAATAGGGACAGATTTTGTTTGAGCATGAATACTGCAGTATTAAACTACTGCTCTGGAGAGTAAAGTTACTCTTGCATTTTGCTCACAGGCCCTGGGTTGATTGGATATTTGTAACCTTTGTTGACCTTTGTTTTTACCTTTGAAGCTGTTGTTAGAGGAGCAGAGTCCTGTCTGAATGGTAGTCGTCACTGTTGTGGTTGGAGGATGAAGAGTAGGTACTTGCTGGTACTGAGATGGAGTCGGCATTGTTAGATGTTTCCCATTGATCAACACCTGTCTGTGGAGGCTCAGGGCTGGCAGGACAGCATGGTTTTCACTATGTTTCCCAGAAGCTAAAGAGTGGACAGTCCCTCTTTTCACTTTCTCCATCCCAGAGGAGGGACTAAGATTAGACTGTTGGGGGGAAGACACGGGTATCCTGATGGATTGGGACTGATGCCCTCTGATCACACTCAGTGATGAGGACACGCTACACGGAGACACCAGGAGCTGACAACCCTTTCCGCTCATGGCTGATATGCAGATTTGTCAGGAGCTCTGTGCCCATGAAGAAGTCAGTTCAAGTAGTTGTATTTTCTTTACACAGGAGCTGTTAGTCCATGGCTCATAGCTACAGTAAGAGATgattcaaacacaagacaacatGAATTATACAGTCCTCAAACAAGGAAGGCAGCATCAGCAAAGTATGGAATtgcaaaacaggaaatgtaataTTAAACCACATACAGTCTTTGTACTTTGAACCCTAAACCTGtagaaaaacactcaaaaaagaaaaaaaagtgtgtctTGTTTGTACTAGGATAAAACTATTTCAGGctttaaaatatatcaataaatgcTTGCCAACATATAGGCTACCACCATAAGAGaatacaaaactttaaaaaatcataatacaATTCTGTGTTTTCAGTATTAGCCATATAAGTAGTAGGGACACAAAGTAATCTAATAAgaatttaatattaaaaaagtcCTTTAGGACTATtttcaaacagtaaaaaaatgtgaCCTTTGCAGACAAGTTTTTCTTCACACTTCTATTGTCGATGGCTTGTTCACTCACCTATTGTTGTTGTCGCAAACACTTTTCCCAAAGTGACATGTCAGGATGAATGGCTCCTTCAGTCCACCGAGCTGTGAATGTAATCTGGAGAACACCAGGAGGATCAACTGTCGTGTTTCTCTCAGAGTTTGTTATGGGTGTGCACTGAGCAGAGAAGTCACGCCTCTGAGGAATCTTTTCAGTTTGAACGTCCCACCTCACTCCTCTGTTTCCAGGAACTTCTTTTCTTTCCCCGATTACCCTTTTGCCCTTGACACGGTTTTATGTGGACGACGTCATTTTAAACTGAGTGGACCTTAACAGTAAATAATTAAAGTTTGTTATGTCATGAATTTCACAGGTGTTCCTAGCTTAGTAATACATTCATAAggatattatttttaataactaattaatttacatttctgGAAAGAATCATTTTAAATCCCTACTTCCTTTTTTGTGCCATTTCTACTTACATTTGCCTTTCccctaattaaaaaaaatgcagttattTAATACGTTGCATTTTTACAGTGGCTTCAGGCTATATGATGTAACTGCAGCATTAGAAACAACAAATCTGCGGTGGTAAGGTAAAAGACTTTTGGGTATAAAATAACTACAATGTTCAACATCTTGCACATATATAGTGATCCAGCGAGTAAAGGCTTTAGGGAGTGAATCCTGCCTCACAGTGGCCTagcttgatgatgatgaatacaTGTTAAGTGTACTTTAATCTAATATattcacatgtttttattcttagtaaaattgaaaaatgttaaaaatctactctgaaaaggaaggaaaatgtaATCAATCAATTCATTCTGCAATTATTGCACCTCATGACATACTGGGGCTATTTGAAACTGCAGacacactttaattttcatgtttgaTAAAGGTTTTAGTGTACATCGTTCTTTCATTTCTACAAATTCATAATTTGAGCCTTGCTTGCGACTTTGTGTTGCATGAATTGGCTACCTGCTCTGTTCCCCCCCAAcactcttctcctcctcctgctcctctaaCCCTCCAACCTCAGCTCAGACCCCATTGTTAGACACTTTTCTCCTGGCTGCTGGAGTGTTTGCTCTGTGGATCCTGCTCCAGGTTGGCATGGAAACCAGCATGTTTATAGGAGGAGGGAAGGTAGCTATTCTTTGGGAGCATACATGGAGGAGGGGCCCTGCACGCTCCACAATCTGTTATAATGAGGAATTTATAGTTTGACAGACAGAATCCACTAGATGGAAATACATTTGTAAGTAGACAATGCAGACTACTGTGTCTTGAGTGATGGATGACTAATAGGATTATACAGTCAGTCATAATGGCTTCTGAGAATTTGCATTGATCAGGATGGTGGATTGTAGCAGTGTAAGGTGCAGTGACTTCTCATGTCTTAGAGGCATTTCACTGTATTATCTAAAAATATGGAATTCATTTATCCTTGCTCTGTTGTTTATAAAAAAAGGTAGGATTATTTGGAGCTATGGATTGTACTGTAGTCATTTGATGACCAAGACTGATCCCTTGAGATTTCAGATAAAAGATAGCGGCTTTGAATTTAAAGTAGTAGTGACCTCTGGTGGTTCTGCAGGGGTAACAATTAATTACTGCACTCCCAGCCTGTAAAAGCAACTAAGTAGAATACAaattcattcagtgttttcagttcatcacaatgtaattttcattgttattttccTAATTATaatcctctttaaaaaaaactttaattgcTTTCTTTTCTGAAACAGGAATGTGCTGTAGAATACCATCTCTATACCatctgttattgtgtgtgtgatatgttcCCTCTCTTGCCAGCAGGGGATACTATTAGTACACCGGTGGGTTGTTTGCAACACAATTAATGACACTAAAAAGAATTCAGATACGGGGGAAAAAAGGATACgaagaaaaatgtaagaaaaggACAGGGACTGATGCTTGTGAAGGTCATGAAGATAAGACTGCTGCTTGTTTACATGATTATATAAAATACTTGACATCTTCCAGGGATCTTGCTTGCTTCAAGCAGTGATCCACAAGTCCCGCTGTGATTTGGCCTCTTCTTCCTTCGACTAAGTGAGTCACGGTGTGTTTCCCAATGTCAGAGTGTAACAGGATGGAAGACCGTCTGAGCTCGaggcagaacaacaacagccaCTCGTTCTTGTTGTCAatgacaaacactgacacttGGAGCAGTGCTTTCATGTATATGCTCACGCCGGAtaacatttacagtttacaaCTCTCTCGGTCAAACTGAAACAACATgtcacttctctttttttccctctgcatCTTTTACACAGGAGTACGGTATGTTTTAAGGAAAGGATGTGaggaaaagaggcagagaaggtGGTAAAATAGGTGTAGCAGAGCGAAGAAAAGACTTGAAAAGGTCTAGATGAGACACAAGTGTTGACCATTTGTGAAGCGCTCCATTTGTAGCAGAATTAATGCTCTAATAGACTCTCCACCACTTACAGAATCCATTTTCCCCCTCTTGATGACAGCATCAGCACTCCTGGAAGTAGCGCAGCATTCATTCTGGTGTCAAGATAAGAAATCATGGGTGATTTCTCTTGAAGTTATATTACAATAGTCACTTAAGGTAATGCACACCCCACTGGACCTGTGATTAATTAATCTACTTTTGATTTGCTAATGACAGTTCAAGTCAAATACAAGGTTAGTGAAGGCTGGGTCAATCCTTTTAACTGCGGCCGTAGAGAGGACTGTAATGAGTGTAAGAGATATCAATTTATTGGTATCATCCCTCATTATAACGACTCCTATTAGCCTGCGGCACTTCACATACTCTTAGTGCATTAATAGACAAATACAGCATTACGCACACCCATATCTGAGAATACATTAAAAGTTTCCGATAAACATTAAGATCACTCATGTTGTTTTGGAGCTAATAatgttaaattaatgttttgCTAAGATGTCTAAACTAAAAAGCCCATGAACTGTGTGCTCTTGGAGATATCATCTGCTGTATATGAAGTACAGTAGGGGAGAAAagacccatccatccatctcctcctctgtcagtACCAACATCCAGATGAAGatgagtgtgagagagatagGCATCTGAGCATCTTTCATCTCCATCCATCATTCTTAGTTGACTTCTCTAATAACCTTTACAGAGAAGTGATGtctgatgaaaaaagaaaggacaGCAGGGAACACAGGAGCTCATGTCTTCTCCAGGCTCTTGTCTTTCTTCCCTTCcccactgtgtgtttttgaacaGGATGACTAATAAAAGATTGCTGACACAACAGCCCCGTGTTTAGATCCGCCGTTAGGCCACGGGCTTGTTCTTAATTTGAGCGCAAATTTGGGGTGAAGCCTAAGGGTGTGGGTGCTGTAAGCTCCcgctttctttttttggatATTATTAACTCTGCGGCTCAGGAAAAAACATCTATGATGATGAGGCCGGAGCGCCAGAGCTCAATCACAGGACTTACACTGAGTCTGCCAAATCAACAGAGACATCTCCCAAGATTTCAATATAAAcacaaagaatgaaaagaagcTTGGACAAAAAATAGACGCGGATCGAGAGTGAACGGGAATTTAATTTAAGGAACAGAAATCCAATTAAATCTGGGTTATTCAACCATAACATGATGTGGCTCAATGACAAAGCGTTAATAATGACCCAACTTGATATAATACTAACAAAGGAGAGCTTTTTTTctacatgtaaaacatttaagCACAAGATCTGGAGCTTCTTCACATGACCTCTGATGATATCAATACATGAAATTTAAGAAATTATGACAACTTTCAATACTGTAGCTATTCTTGCAGCTACTCTTCATTTTAGACTAACATTAAAAGTTTTCAGGATGCATGcacatttcttctctttctgcacttgaatatgaaaatatggaTCAACCCATTTATTGTACTGCATTTGGCTCTTAAATGCACCCAATGCCTCACTATGacagttttttatattttttcaaatagTGTCTAAGCGTGGTCAGTCGCAGTTATCATAGCTCAGTGGTACAGCACATGCTTGTGGGCACCTGTGAGTGCTGTGATAGCAGCGGTAGCAGAGGAGACCTACATGAATGTCTTGGTGCCAGTGTGGTGGTGAGGGCTGACAGGGCAGACAACCTGGAAGGTCCAGACACAGGACTGTGTGTCATTAGACCCCTGCCCGGAGCCCCCTGGTCAGATCCTCCCAACATCCGTCTTCATTGAAAAGGTTGCTCTCTGAGCAGATGGTCATTAACAgcgcccccccacccccacccctctttAGCACCCTCTATGCACTAGGACACTACCTAGAGGACACCCATCATCCCTCAGGAATCCCAGAAAACCTCATCGTAGAAGAAGAAGTGGCGCCTGACAAGGCCACCTGGTAACGATCACTCTGGGGTCTTCATAAATCTCCTTTTGAAACCTTTCAAAACAACAGCATGAAGTATGGTGATGGCCCATGTAGCAGAATAATCAATATGGTAGACCTTTGGCACATGACAGAGGTGATCAGAGAATCCAAATGGCCCCAAAAAGTGAGTGATCTCATCAGTgctttcctcctctgttttctttttccagttaAGTGTTTTTGTGGAAAGGTGACAGGATTTCACAGTCATTTAGGTCCTGTTGCTTCACTGTGATCACCCCTTGCTGATTATAGCAAGACTTTGTTAGGGAAGGGCCTATCAAATGTGATGCTTTGTGAGCCTGAACCAAACAAGACGtcttataaaaatataacacagaTTTATGAAAACATTACACAACCCAAATATAAAGTGAGACTCCagtaaaacagaagaagagaaacaggtCACAGATTTGATTACGAGGTTGTCAGTGGTGATTTGTGAAATTGTAACTCTTGAGGTCCAATATGAGTAATGTCAATGTTATCTACATTTTAGTCGAGACAGTCTCATCATCAGTATCTCCAGCGGCAGCCACCATGGATCCCAATTACCGCAGTAATCACTCCCTAGCTGAGAGCAGGGTTTCAGACAGGGTAAAGTATTATCCATCTTCATCATATTCATTATCAGGCAGCAGACGCAGGTGTCCTGGCCACCCACTGCTCCACACGATTAGTGACTGATAGACGGGGGGACAGCAGCGCCTTTGCTCCACAGAACATGCCCACACACccattttgaaaagaaaaactcttaacaaaaacaaattgttaAACTATGCATAGGACTTTCTAATGGTAAACTACACTTCTCTTTTCAGATACACAGTAGTTGTTGCATGTCACATACATCAGGTAGACAAGGTGCCATGTGCACAGTACGTGCATGGTCAAAGTTCACACAGCAGGGGGCTTCGCAGCACATCATCTGTTCTCTCCTGATTATCCTCTACTGTCTCTCTAACAAAGAGGGTCAGTGTGACAGACGTTTAATATCTATGTTTCAGACGACGACAGGACAAAAAGGTGACATGGAATGATGGCAGGTAGTAGTGGCATGTTTgtcacccatccatccacctcaTACTCAGGCGCACATGGGTGAAAAGGGCAGCATGCTTCCCGCTGGAGGTATATGGGCGCTCCCCGTGCAGACAAAGCCACAAATGTGTATTGCGTAGACTGTTGTGGGTGCTGTGCGGTACTCTCAGTATAACTCAAATAAATCACCTCATTAGCCTGTTCTCTAATGGGTTATTGCAGCACCAGGCTGACACCCTGTTCCTGTAAAAGCTCATGAgatttcaaaattcaaaaatgcTTTTGGGTGGGATCGTTTTCCTATCCTCTGACACCTGGTCGAGGTCATTCTATTAGGTGGATTGATTTACATATAAATTGAACATGCAGTATTACGCACCTCCTTAAACTCATCTGTTTCGCCACTGTATCCCATTATCTGTCTTGCATACTTCAACAAGCATTTAATTTCTTCCTCCATATTGTCTTATGTTTCATtatgtttcagtgttatttattaaaattcatttaGCTAATAACGCCCACATGCACTGCCCCTTTTCCTGCAATGCACCTATTCTAATGTGTTCTGAGCGACTGTGTGTCCTGAGGTAAAATGGGAAATGTTGAAAATTCACTGGAATATGAAAAGCAATCATATTTTCTGTATCAGTAAGCAGGTCTGTTGTAGCTGGGGGTCATTCTTGCTCTCTGCTGTTGCTTGGGGAGGCATTTTGTAAGAGCCCCCAAGGCTCACCTAGTTAATTAAGTTTTTCTGCTATTAGAATGGTGTAACTTGTGATTTTCCTCCACTACAAAGCTAATTCTCTTCTACAACTGAGGGTTTGACAGACATTAGTTCTTCTCATTATGATGCCTTGTGCTGTATATATGGAATATATCaccaacaaaaatatattacatgCCATACATGGATACATGCCATGAATAGTAAATGGTCTTTCTATCAGAAATTAGCCTGTTAGTAGACTTTAAAGTAGAAAAAGTGTctaaagaaagtgaaagaaactTTGTTGAGCACACAAACTATGCAGTGGAGTTGTCTTGGTGATATGCTATGAAGAGGTGGAAGGGAAGATCCAGATATAGAAatgtgtgggggtgtgtgtaTGACTTTATCTACTGCAAAGAATTAAATTAAGCAATAAAATT from Thunnus albacares chromosome 18, fThuAlb1.1, whole genome shotgun sequence encodes:
- the glis3 gene encoding zinc finger protein GLIS3 isoform X1, encoding MSGKGCQLLVSPCSVSSSLSVIRGHQSQSIRIPVSSPQQSNLSPSSGMEKVKRGTVHSLASGKHSENHAVLPALSLHRQVLINGKHLTMPTPSQYQQVPTLHPPTTTVTTTIQTGLCSSNNSFKAGCSVSEPTIEVFGQPAGANLTVTSSPMTDVTGQPYTARPVAPHPPSHPHSVQVPHTDARSLLSRESLASTTLSLFETQSMFSGRHDWPYGYRVLPPLGLPQCSTQASEGGEQLSLSPGTAMSGTTISGGTSTSASLPSYLFSGDAGSPRQSRAKKRALSMSPLSDVMGIDFNSIIRTSPTSLVAYINGSRSSPASHPTLSPVQSEGYGHFLGVRGRCIPQAHPYSMPSSSQALAPQTECGRMQMLEEGGGLESQMANMVVEQQCLPEEGGALEKTSESCSQTATNMLPPLQFQPALLTTIHEAATPQGPPPPYHSHQHINLPRRHCKIKTPSQDPLTQAPIVPPKHGVSFLPQVPMLEEEEGELEDYGAHCCRWLDCSAVYDQKEELVRHIEKLHVDQRKAEDFTCYWVGCPRNFKPFNARYKLLIHMRVHSGEKPNKCTFEGCKKAFSRLENLKIHLRSHTGEKPYLCQHPGCHKAFSNSSDRAKHQRTHLDTKPYACQVPGCSKRYTDPSSLRKHVKSHSSKERQLRKKMKSTADVTQDTLTDCLTIHPLQPSLSPLARIDNNLNPSSSASHESYSAAPQGQDSSSNPHLALLCSLQDNYRFVDPSPHQLFPGDQCVPCSSTCLPHPPNGTSLRNNRDLKQPSQPPDLTDHNPELPGQMKMLYSPPQYGGITAQTSSSHLMQVDAFGDSLAPAVNNPNGVTNSQTALSCITGFGVQVQDVASNQKLHEGELFSVVDHCTSQVACIYTEG
- the glis3 gene encoding zinc finger protein GLIS3 isoform X2; the encoded protein is MSGKGCQLLVSPCSVSSSLSVIRGHQSQSIRIPVSSPQQSNLSPSSGMEKVKRGTVHSLASGKHSENHAVLPALSLHRQVLINGKHLTMPTPSQYQQVPTLHPPTTTVTTTIQTGLCSSNNSFKGCSVSEPTIEVFGQPAGANLTVTSSPMTDVTGQPYTARPVAPHPPSHPHSVQVPHTDARSLLSRESLASTTLSLFETQSMFSGRHDWPYGYRVLPPLGLPQCSTQASEGGEQLSLSPGTAMSGTTISGGTSTSASLPSYLFSGDAGSPRQSRAKKRALSMSPLSDVMGIDFNSIIRTSPTSLVAYINGSRSSPASHPTLSPVQSEGYGHFLGVRGRCIPQAHPYSMPSSSQALAPQTECGRMQMLEEGGGLESQMANMVVEQQCLPEEGGALEKTSESCSQTATNMLPPLQFQPALLTTIHEAATPQGPPPPYHSHQHINLPRRHCKIKTPSQDPLTQAPIVPPKHGVSFLPQVPMLEEEEGELEDYGAHCCRWLDCSAVYDQKEELVRHIEKLHVDQRKAEDFTCYWVGCPRNFKPFNARYKLLIHMRVHSGEKPNKCTFEGCKKAFSRLENLKIHLRSHTGEKPYLCQHPGCHKAFSNSSDRAKHQRTHLDTKPYACQVPGCSKRYTDPSSLRKHVKSHSSKERQLRKKMKSTADVTQDTLTDCLTIHPLQPSLSPLARIDNNLNPSSSASHESYSAAPQGQDSSSNPHLALLCSLQDNYRFVDPSPHQLFPGDQCVPCSSTCLPHPPNGTSLRNNRDLKQPSQPPDLTDHNPELPGQMKMLYSPPQYGGITAQTSSSHLMQVDAFGDSLAPAVNNPNGVTNSQTALSCITGFGVQVQDVASNQKLHEGELFSVVDHCTSQVACIYTEG
- the glis3 gene encoding zinc finger protein GLIS3 isoform X3, which codes for MSGKGCQLLVSPCSVSSSLSVIRGHQSQSIRIPVSSPQQSNLSPSSGMEKVKRGTVHSLASGKHSENHAVLPALSLHRQVLINGKHLTMPTPSQYQQVPTLHPPTTTVTTTIQTGLCSSNNSFKAGCSVSEPTIEVFGQPAGANLTVTSSPMTDVTGQPYTARPVAPHPPSHPHSVQVPHTDARSLLSRESLASTTLSLFETQSMFSGRHDWPYGYRVLPPLGLPQCSTQASEGGEQLSLSPGTAMSGTTISGGTSTSASLPSYLFSGDAGSPRQSRAKKRALSMSPLSDVMGIDFNSIIRTSPTSLVAYINGSRSSPASHPTLSPVQSEGYGHFLGVRGRCIPQAHPYSMPSSSQALAPQTECGRMQMLEEGGGLESQMANMVVEQQCLPEEGGALEKTSESCSQTATNMLPPLQFQPALLTTIHEAATPQGPPPPYHSHQHINLPRRHCKIKTPSQDPLTQAPIVPPKHGVSFLPQVPMLEEEEGELEDYGAHCCRWLDCSAVYDQKEELVRHIEKLHVDQRKAEDFTCYWVGCPRNFKPFNARYKLLIHMRVHSGEKPNKCTFEGCKKAFSRLENLKIHLRSHTGEKPYLCQHPGCHKAFSNSSDRAKHQRTHLDTKPYACQVPGCSKRYTDPSSLRKHVKSHSSKERQLRKKMKSTADVTQDTLTDCLTIHPLQPSLSPLARIDNNLNPSSSASHESYSAAPQGQDSSSNPHLALLCSLQDNYSCSLGTSVCLALPPASRILPTGHHCGTTEI
- the glis3 gene encoding zinc finger protein GLIS3 isoform X4 produces the protein MSGKGCQLLVSPCSVSSSLSVIRGHQSQSIRIPVSSPQQSNLSPSSGMEKVKRGTVHSLASGKHSENHAVLPALSLHRQVLINGKHLTMPTPSQYQQVPTLHPPTTTVTTTIQTGLCSSNNSFKAGCSVSEPTIEVFGQPAGANLTVTSSPMTDVTGQPYTARPVAPHPPSHPHSVQVPHTDARSLLSRESLASTTLSLFETQSMFSGRHDWPYGYRVLPPLGLPQCSTQASEGGEQLSLSPGTAMSGTTISGGTSTSASLPSYLFSGDAGSPRQSRAKKRALSMSPLSDVMGIDFNSIIRTSPTSLVAYINGSRSSPASHPTLSPVQSEGYGHFLGVRGRCIPQAHPYSMPSSSQALAPQTECGRMQMLEEGGGLESQMANMVVEQQCLPEEGGALEKTSESCSQTATNMLPPLQFQPALLTTIHEAATPQGPPPPYHSHQHINLPRRHCKIKTPSQDPLTQAPIVPPKHGVSFLPQVPMLEEEEGELEDYGAHCCRWLDCSAVYDQKEELVRHIEKLHVDQRKAEDFTCYWVGCPRNFKPFNARYKLLIHMRVHSGEKPNKCTFEGCKKAFSRLENLKIHLRSHTGEKPYLCQHPGCHKAFSNSSDRAKHQRTHLDTKPYACQVPGCSKRYTDPSSLRKHVKSHSSKERQLRKKMKSTADVTQDTLTDCLTIHPLQPSLSPLARIDNNLNPSSSASHESYSDLGCGGQP